One genomic segment of Dysosmobacter sp. Marseille-Q4140 includes these proteins:
- the fabF gene encoding beta-ketoacyl-ACP synthase II has translation MERRRVVITGMGAVTPLGLTVADTWQAVRAGQCGIGPITQFDTTGMKVKLAAEVKDFVPENYLPKPEAKRMGRFTQFAVVAAKEAMADAAFTLAEGEEDRCGVIVSSGIGGLSITEAEHDKGAEKGWDRVSPFYIPTAICNMAAGQIAIHTGFRGMCSCPVTACTGGTNAVGDAFHYIRDGYADVMLCGGTEATVTPLAIGGFTSMKALSQATDPNRASIPFDAERSGFVLGEGAAILLLEELEHAKKRGAKIYAEFVGYGATCDAYHMTAPRADGSGGAKAMAIAIADAGVQPQDVDYINAHGTSTHLNDAGETAAVKAVFGPHAHELAISSTKSMTGHMLGAAGAVEAVISAMALHDGFIPATIHYAVPDPECDLDVVPNTGREQAIRYALSNSLGFGGHNGSILLKKWEA, from the coding sequence ATGGAACGACGCAGAGTCGTCATTACCGGTATGGGCGCCGTCACGCCCCTGGGCCTCACCGTGGCTGACACTTGGCAGGCCGTGCGGGCGGGTCAGTGCGGCATCGGGCCCATCACCCAGTTCGACACCACGGGCATGAAGGTCAAGCTGGCCGCCGAGGTCAAGGACTTCGTGCCGGAAAACTATCTGCCCAAGCCCGAGGCTAAGCGCATGGGCCGCTTCACCCAGTTCGCCGTAGTGGCCGCCAAGGAGGCCATGGCCGACGCCGCCTTCACCCTGGCCGAGGGCGAGGAGGACCGCTGCGGCGTCATCGTCTCCAGCGGCATCGGCGGCCTCAGCATCACCGAGGCCGAGCATGACAAGGGCGCGGAGAAGGGCTGGGACCGGGTCTCTCCCTTCTACATCCCCACCGCCATCTGCAACATGGCCGCCGGCCAGATCGCCATTCACACCGGCTTCCGGGGCATGTGCTCCTGCCCGGTGACCGCCTGCACCGGCGGCACCAACGCCGTGGGCGACGCCTTCCACTACATCCGGGACGGCTACGCCGACGTGATGCTCTGCGGCGGCACCGAGGCCACCGTGACCCCTCTGGCCATCGGCGGCTTCACCTCCATGAAGGCCCTGAGCCAGGCCACGGATCCCAACCGGGCCTCCATTCCCTTTGACGCCGAGCGCAGCGGCTTCGTCCTGGGCGAGGGCGCGGCCATCCTCCTGCTGGAGGAGCTGGAGCACGCCAAAAAGCGGGGCGCCAAGATCTACGCGGAGTTCGTGGGCTACGGCGCCACCTGCGACGCCTATCACATGACTGCCCCCAGAGCCGACGGCTCCGGCGGCGCCAAGGCCATGGCCATCGCCATTGCCGACGCCGGTGTTCAGCCGCAGGACGTGGACTACATCAACGCCCACGGCACCTCCACCCACTTGAACGACGCCGGTGAGACCGCCGCCGTCAAGGCCGTGTTCGGTCCCCACGCCCACGAGCTTGCCATCAGCTCCACCAAGTCCATGACCGGCCATATGCTGGGCGCCGCCGGCGCCGTGGAGGCGGTGATCTCCGCCATGGCCCTGCACGACGGCTTCATCCCCGCCACCATCCACTATGCCGTGCCCGATCCCGAGTGCGACCTGGACGTGGTGCCCAACACCGGCCGGGAGCAGGCCATCCGCTATGCCCTGTCCAACTCCCTGGGCTTCGGCGGCCACAACGGCAGCATTCTGCTGAAGAAGTGGGAGGCGTGA
- the fabZ gene encoding 3-hydroxyacyl-ACP dehydratase FabZ has translation MELNSNQIAEILPHRYPFALVDKITDYEPGQWAKGIKCVTVNEPFFCGHFPQFHVMPGVLILEAMAQVGGVAILSLPENKGKIALFGGVKNARFRRKVVPGDVLEMECVLTKRRGPVGIGECKAVVNGQVACTAELTFAISAE, from the coding sequence ATGGAGCTCAATTCCAATCAGATCGCGGAGATCCTGCCCCACCGCTACCCCTTTGCCCTGGTGGACAAGATCACCGACTACGAGCCCGGCCAGTGGGCCAAGGGCATCAAGTGCGTCACCGTCAACGAGCCCTTTTTCTGCGGCCATTTCCCCCAGTTCCACGTCATGCCCGGCGTGCTGATCCTGGAGGCCATGGCCCAGGTGGGCGGCGTAGCCATCCTGTCTCTGCCGGAGAACAAGGGCAAGATCGCCCTGTTCGGCGGCGTGAAAAACGCCCGCTTCCGCCGCAAGGTAGTGCCCGGCGACGTGCTGGAGATGGAGTGCGTACTGACTAAGCGCCGGGGCCCTGTGGGCATCGGCGAGTGCAAGGCCGTGGTCAACGGTCAGGTGGCCTGCACGGCGGAGCTGACCTTTGCCATCAGCGCGGAGTAA
- a CDS encoding MarR family transcriptional regulator: MLKYAFFNVYTKFKLHFYQEIFQRFQSREASLTTVETFCMESIQALGTPTVNEFATFMRISPPNAAYKVNSLVKKGYIEKIQSPEDRREYHLRVTQKYVDYYDISTAYMLEVMDRISRRFPPADCAKLEEMLTIISRELMPEVDIPEIAASGK, translated from the coding sequence ATGCTGAAATACGCCTTTTTTAATGTGTATACCAAATTCAAACTGCATTTTTATCAGGAGATCTTCCAGCGCTTCCAGAGCCGGGAGGCCAGCCTCACAACAGTGGAGACCTTCTGCATGGAGAGCATCCAGGCCCTCGGGACCCCCACGGTCAACGAGTTCGCCACCTTCATGCGGATCTCGCCGCCCAATGCGGCCTACAAGGTCAACAGCCTGGTGAAAAAGGGCTACATTGAGAAGATCCAGTCCCCGGAGGACCGCCGGGAGTACCACCTGCGGGTCACCCAAAAATACGTAGACTATTACGACATCAGCACCGCCTACATGCTGGAGGTCATGGACCGCATCTCCCGCCGCTTTCCCCCGGCGGACTGCGCCAAGCTGGAAGAGATGCTGACCATCATCAGTCGGGAACTGATGCCGGAGGTGGACATCCCGGAGATCGCAGCTTCGGGCAAATAG
- the gluQ gene encoding tRNA glutamyl-Q(34) synthetase GluQRS, with the protein MTCLGRFAPSPSGRIHLGNILCCLLAWLSARQKGGRVLLRIEDLDTARCPRRYARQMEEDLRWLGLDWDVGPGAEGPDGPYYQSERTAVYEAALETLEKLGLVYPCFCTRAELHAASAPHRSDGQTVYPGTCRDLTAAEAAERAKKRAPALRLRVPAEEIAFRDGHMGPQRQRLDTECGDFLLRRSDGLFAYQLAVVVDDAAMGVTEVVRGADLLDSTPRQLLLYRLLGLRAPEFYHFPLLLAPDGRRLSKRDADAGLDVLRERAAPEEILGKLAYLAGFNPSAAPKSTWALLADFDWDKVPREDVRIPEGLF; encoded by the coding sequence ATGACGTGCCTGGGAAGATTTGCGCCGTCACCCAGCGGGCGCATCCATTTGGGAAATATCCTGTGCTGCCTGTTGGCGTGGCTCAGCGCCCGGCAGAAGGGCGGACGGGTCCTGCTGCGGATCGAGGACCTGGACACCGCTCGCTGCCCACGGCGCTATGCCCGGCAGATGGAGGAGGACCTCCGCTGGCTGGGCCTGGATTGGGATGTGGGGCCCGGAGCGGAGGGGCCGGACGGGCCCTATTACCAGAGCGAGCGGACGGCGGTCTATGAGGCGGCCCTGGAAACGCTGGAGAAGCTGGGGCTGGTTTATCCCTGCTTCTGCACCCGGGCGGAGCTCCACGCCGCCAGCGCGCCCCACAGGAGCGACGGCCAGACGGTCTATCCCGGCACTTGCCGCGATCTCACGGCCGCCGAGGCCGCGGAGCGGGCCAAAAAACGGGCCCCGGCCCTGCGGCTGCGGGTGCCGGCGGAGGAGATCGCTTTCCGGGACGGACACATGGGCCCGCAGCGGCAGCGGCTGGATACGGAGTGCGGAGACTTCCTGCTGCGGCGGTCCGACGGGCTGTTTGCCTATCAGCTGGCGGTGGTGGTGGACGACGCCGCCATGGGCGTCACAGAGGTGGTCCGGGGAGCGGATCTGCTGGACTCCACGCCCCGGCAGCTGCTGCTGTACCGGCTGCTGGGACTGCGGGCGCCGGAGTTTTACCACTTCCCCCTGCTGCTGGCCCCGGACGGGCGGCGGCTGAGCAAGCGGGACGCAGACGCGGGGCTGGATGTGCTGCGGGAGCGGGCGGCGCCGGAGGAGATCCTGGGCAAGCTGGCGTATCTGGCCGGGTTCAATCCCTCCGCCGCGCCGAAGAGCACCTGGGCGCTGCTGGCGGATTTCGACTGGGACAAGGTGCCGAGGGAGGATGTCCGCATCCCGGAGGGACTGTTTTGA
- a CDS encoding S-layer homology domain-containing protein: MKKFLSLVLALVMAMSLVTVSAGAKDFTDSDSISGDEYAEAIDVMSALEIIDGYAGGAFQPQGTLTRGAAAKIIACMMLGKTTAEALGSQAAPFKDVPAGSTFAGYIAYCVEAGIIDGYADGTFRPSNKLTGFAFLKMLLTAMGYDSAVEGFTGTNWTVNVARRAIENGLTDGNDEFVGTDLATREEACLYAVNTIKATLVEYEYKGSSVTINGVEISQGASSPKVVTSVNAAQATSINGEQYVTGATGQQATYTVEFGEKYMPKLSLKGDTDSFMRPSHIWNYKGVEIGEYTDEADLEYTKKVTSNDIYDDLGLTETVVAATYEDGVAPGTFTVKNNDVNNKIGGKGVLTQVFKSGHWEAGKWVTDVTITKVNTYVGDVVSKTAATSVKDAYVTVVARSDKAYPGGTFTTDSFSVDDVVVYNYSYKTGEAGVKNLAVAETVTGTLTSFTTGDSATVGGTKYDYAAKYAREAGVNSVNTDITVVLDPYGYAIDVDAAEASYAVVLRAVNTGLRPEATLLFTDGTVKDVVLAAAYTGDADIVTYTIKSNDQYALTKANASAGAQNITASITNGSYAFTTNGTTNNYTANGKTIFLVRTMDANGNSMYAAYEGIKNVPTINKTSTTGFPVSVYCKTGNLATVVYVDARGASVLNPASDVVFIEGNDDNHSYTTGIGSFHKYTAVLNGELKDEYMTAAVNYVGKDKYDLFDGVYYDANGVATLSKSNSVIAGKGVYKEANEVLGTTDVTAVGNSVDYTPNNYAYYPVADNCFVVLVDEDGTITTGLTIGAVVKDSNDLIYFKRNASGEISSAYIVKVAGGEYDGTTPGTVDTANYQVNVSGTTVTVSYYASAAHDEETILGQIRAKLSTMGYTTFEESYAAPTWTIKASNPTTGATRSFTWNTTLNTGAFSCLKIAVDGVSMLVPADGTSTKLATAVPSTANMYVATVSAGVTSYTATSAVTVTDGASYDTYYAVSKTVTTNVTGTNAAEFVASPTATILNLVFDSSNKAYIKSGSTVNIQVTLKGQTDAYTIVTPVTAAITNSVKAVVGDYATATAVTELARDVVVDETDGVTFILTSTLSNKSADPITGDIALTVTLNAD; the protein is encoded by the coding sequence ATGAAGAAGTTCCTTTCTCTGGTTCTGGCTCTGGTGATGGCCATGTCTCTGGTCACCGTCAGCGCTGGTGCCAAGGACTTCACGGACAGCGATTCCATCAGCGGCGACGAGTACGCTGAGGCGATCGACGTGATGTCCGCCCTGGAGATCATCGACGGCTATGCCGGCGGCGCCTTCCAGCCCCAGGGCACCCTGACCCGCGGCGCTGCCGCCAAGATCATTGCCTGCATGATGCTGGGCAAGACCACCGCTGAGGCTCTGGGCTCTCAGGCCGCTCCCTTCAAGGACGTGCCCGCCGGCTCCACCTTCGCCGGTTACATTGCCTACTGCGTCGAGGCCGGCATCATCGACGGCTACGCTGACGGCACCTTCCGTCCCTCCAACAAGCTGACCGGCTTTGCCTTCCTGAAGATGCTGCTGACCGCTATGGGTTATGACAGCGCTGTCGAGGGCTTCACCGGCACCAACTGGACCGTGAACGTGGCCCGCCGGGCCATCGAGAACGGCCTGACCGACGGCAACGACGAGTTCGTCGGCACCGATCTGGCCACCCGCGAGGAGGCCTGCCTGTACGCTGTCAACACCATCAAGGCCACCCTGGTGGAGTACGAGTACAAGGGCTCTTCCGTGACCATCAACGGCGTTGAGATCAGCCAGGGCGCTTCCTCTCCCAAGGTCGTGACCTCTGTCAACGCTGCTCAGGCCACCTCTATCAACGGTGAGCAGTATGTCACCGGCGCCACCGGCCAGCAGGCTACTTACACCGTCGAGTTCGGTGAGAAGTACATGCCCAAGCTGTCCCTGAAGGGCGACACCGATTCCTTCATGCGCCCCTCTCACATCTGGAACTATAAGGGCGTTGAGATTGGTGAGTACACCGACGAGGCCGACCTGGAGTACACCAAGAAGGTCACCTCCAACGACATCTATGACGATCTGGGCCTGACCGAGACCGTTGTCGCCGCTACCTATGAGGACGGCGTGGCTCCCGGCACCTTCACCGTCAAGAACAATGATGTCAACAACAAGATCGGCGGCAAGGGCGTTCTGACCCAGGTCTTCAAGAGCGGCCACTGGGAGGCCGGTAAGTGGGTCACCGACGTGACCATCACCAAGGTCAACACCTATGTGGGCGACGTTGTCTCCAAGACCGCTGCCACCTCCGTCAAGGATGCCTATGTGACTGTGGTTGCCCGCAGCGATAAGGCTTATCCCGGCGGCACTTTCACCACCGACAGCTTCTCTGTGGACGATGTGGTTGTTTATAACTACAGCTACAAGACCGGCGAGGCCGGCGTGAAGAACCTGGCTGTTGCTGAGACCGTTACCGGCACTCTGACCAGCTTCACCACTGGCGACAGCGCCACTGTGGGCGGCACCAAGTATGACTACGCTGCCAAGTATGCCCGCGAGGCCGGTGTGAACTCTGTCAACACCGACATCACCGTGGTCCTGGATCCCTATGGCTATGCCATCGACGTGGACGCCGCTGAGGCTTCTTACGCCGTGGTCCTGAGGGCCGTTAACACCGGTCTGCGTCCCGAGGCCACCCTGCTGTTCACCGACGGCACCGTGAAGGACGTTGTTCTGGCTGCTGCCTACACTGGCGATGCCGATATCGTCACTTACACCATCAAGTCCAATGACCAGTATGCTCTGACCAAGGCCAACGCTAGCGCTGGTGCTCAGAACATCACTGCTTCCATCACCAACGGTTCTTACGCTTTCACCACCAACGGTACCACCAATAACTATACCGCCAACGGCAAGACCATCTTCCTGGTCCGTACCATGGACGCCAACGGCAACTCCATGTACGCTGCCTATGAGGGCATCAAGAACGTTCCCACCATCAATAAGACCAGCACCACTGGTTTCCCCGTGTCTGTCTACTGCAAGACCGGCAACCTGGCTACCGTTGTGTATGTGGATGCCCGCGGCGCCTCTGTCCTGAACCCCGCCTCTGACGTGGTGTTCATCGAGGGCAACGACGACAACCACTCCTACACCACCGGTATCGGCAGCTTCCACAAGTACACTGCCGTTCTGAACGGCGAGCTGAAGGACGAGTACATGACCGCTGCCGTCAACTATGTGGGCAAGGACAAGTACGATCTGTTCGACGGCGTGTACTATGATGCCAACGGCGTGGCCACCCTGTCCAAGAGCAACAGCGTCATCGCTGGTAAGGGCGTCTACAAGGAGGCCAACGAGGTCCTGGGCACCACCGATGTTACCGCTGTCGGCAACAGCGTGGACTACACTCCCAACAACTATGCGTACTATCCCGTTGCCGACAACTGCTTCGTTGTACTGGTTGACGAGGATGGCACCATCACCACCGGCCTGACCATCGGCGCCGTGGTGAAGGACAGCAACGACCTGATCTACTTCAAGCGCAACGCTTCCGGCGAGATCTCCTCTGCCTACATCGTGAAGGTTGCTGGCGGCGAGTATGACGGCACCACTCCCGGTACTGTTGATACCGCCAACTATCAGGTGAACGTGTCCGGCACCACTGTGACTGTCAGCTACTACGCTTCTGCCGCTCACGATGAGGAGACCATCCTGGGCCAGATCCGTGCTAAGCTGAGCACCATGGGCTACACCACCTTCGAGGAGAGCTACGCTGCTCCCACCTGGACCATTAAGGCCAGCAATCCGACCACTGGTGCTACCCGCAGCTTCACTTGGAACACCACTCTGAATACCGGCGCTTTCAGCTGCCTGAAGATCGCTGTGGACGGCGTGTCCATGCTGGTTCCCGCTGACGGCACCAGCACTAAGCTGGCTACTGCTGTTCCCAGCACCGCCAACATGTACGTGGCCACTGTTTCTGCTGGTGTTACCTCTTACACCGCCACCAGTGCTGTTACCGTGACCGACGGTGCTTCTTACGACACCTACTATGCTGTTAGCAAGACCGTCACCACCAATGTTACTGGTACGAACGCTGCTGAGTTTGTGGCCAGCCCCACCGCTACCATTCTGAATCTGGTCTTCGACAGCAGCAACAAGGCTTACATCAAGTCCGGTTCCACTGTGAACATCCAGGTTACTCTGAAGGGCCAGACCGATGCTTACACCATTGTGACCCCCGTTACCGCTGCGATTACCAACTCTGTTAAGGCTGTGGTTGGCGATTACGCCACCGCTACTGCTGTTACCGAGCTGGCCAGGGATGTTGTGGTTGACGAGACTGATGGTGTGACCTTCATCCTGACCTCCACTCTGAGCAACAAGAGCGCTGATCCCATCACTGGTGACATTGCTCTGACGGTTACTCTGAACGCCGACTAA
- a CDS encoding S-layer homology domain-containing protein, whose amino-acid sequence MKKFLSLVLALVMAMSLVTVSAGAKDFTDSDSISGEDYAEAIDVMSALEIIDGYEGGAFQPQGTLTRGAAAKIIACMMLGKTTAESLGSQAAPFKDVPAGSTFAGYIAYCVEAGIIDGYADGTFRPSNKLTGFAFLKMLLTAMGYDSAVEHFTGTNWTVNVARRAIENGLTDGNDDFVGTDLATREEACLYAVNTIKATLVEYENKGSSIVINGVEISQGASAPKVVTSVNKEQASSINAEKYITGATGQQDTYTVEFGEKYMPKLSLKGDTDAFYRPVHVWDYKGVKIGTYTDDADLEYNKKVASDTIYDDLGLTSAVEATVYMDGVVVDHDSIANGVQGFLVQNNNTKKTGDTGVLTQVWKGGRWDNGKWITTVTITEMHYYAGDVVSKTAATKNKDAYVTVVARGEKGYLGGTFTTEDFAVDDVVYYNYSKKAGDTGVKYLTVAETATGTLTSYTTGDSATVGGTKYDYSCTIANEAANAAINKDVTVVLDPFGYALDIDGANAESYAVVLGVNDQGDLRTEAKLMFADGKVEIVNTSSDYAGVVSLGDIVAYEIKSNDRYALNKKVDSFNATVSITNGGYTFTANGTTYFANGETVFLVKTVDANGNAMYNAYEGIKNVPTITLKNANTFAVYCKNSYNQPATVVYVDASGATVLNPSSDVIFVKGNDKNVSYTTGIGSYYLFDAVVNGEVKEIMADSKYGMNKGVYGLYDGVSYDANNVATLYKSDNVIEGTGAYKQKNDVLGTMLSNGSFKYYGVTSDCFVVVVTEDDAEFVTGLTAASVVEDTNDKVFFKLNNSNQITSAYVVKVPSGEIASSFSVGPVTGLTFSYLGGADYTALGKVPAGVTVTVKASANVNVTSTTLTLTPVEGGYTFVMPARNVVASDFAVNAKQGEVTFTNAGTFNITIPGYTVEANKVTLPYGTYTATFEKSNYAPATVTFTVDEATETVADPEYVELTIAADQDSSGTGVNGVKIMAFNVNNKMVTHVVPGENGVEVVVTLDCSNLSKNVQLKAGSEVIAVVAAGAATQNFTWTVTAATEFSLVTVA is encoded by the coding sequence ATGAAGAAGTTCCTTTCTCTGGTTCTGGCTCTGGTGATGGCCATGTCTCTGGTCACCGTCAGCGCTGGTGCCAAGGACTTCACGGACAGCGATTCCATCAGCGGCGAAGACTACGCTGAGGCAATCGACGTGATGTCCGCCCTGGAGATCATCGATGGCTACGAAGGCGGCGCCTTCCAGCCCCAGGGCACCCTGACCCGCGGCGCTGCCGCCAAGATCATCGCCTGCATGATGCTGGGCAAGACCACCGCCGAGTCCCTGGGCTCTCAGGCCGCTCCCTTCAAGGACGTGCCCGCTGGCTCCACCTTCGCCGGTTACATTGCCTACTGCGTCGAGGCCGGCATCATCGACGGCTACGCTGACGGCACCTTCCGTCCCTCCAACAAGCTGACCGGTTTTGCTTTCCTGAAGATGCTGCTGACCGCTATGGGTTATGACAGCGCCGTGGAGCACTTCACCGGCACCAACTGGACCGTGAACGTGGCCCGCCGGGCTATCGAGAACGGCCTGACCGACGGCAACGACGACTTTGTCGGCACCGATCTGGCCACCCGCGAGGAGGCTTGCCTGTACGCTGTCAACACCATCAAGGCCACCCTGGTGGAGTATGAGAACAAGGGCAGCTCCATCGTGATCAATGGCGTTGAGATCAGCCAGGGCGCTTCCGCTCCCAAGGTTGTGACCTCCGTCAACAAGGAGCAGGCCAGCTCCATCAACGCCGAGAAGTACATCACCGGCGCCACCGGCCAGCAGGATACCTACACCGTCGAGTTCGGTGAGAAGTACATGCCCAAGCTGTCCCTGAAGGGCGATACCGATGCTTTCTATCGTCCCGTTCATGTTTGGGATTACAAGGGCGTGAAGATCGGCACCTACACCGATGATGCTGATCTGGAATACAACAAGAAGGTCGCTTCCGACACCATCTATGACGACTTGGGCCTGACCTCCGCTGTTGAGGCTACCGTGTACATGGATGGCGTTGTGGTCGATCACGATAGCATCGCCAATGGTGTTCAGGGCTTCCTGGTCCAGAACAACAACACCAAGAAGACCGGCGATACCGGTGTCCTGACCCAGGTTTGGAAGGGCGGCCGCTGGGATAACGGCAAGTGGATCACCACTGTCACCATCACCGAGATGCACTACTATGCTGGCGACGTTGTCTCCAAGACCGCTGCCACCAAGAACAAGGACGCCTATGTGACCGTGGTTGCCCGCGGCGAGAAGGGTTACCTGGGCGGCACCTTCACCACCGAGGACTTCGCTGTTGACGATGTGGTTTACTACAACTACAGCAAGAAGGCCGGCGATACCGGTGTGAAGTACCTGACCGTTGCTGAGACCGCTACCGGCACTCTGACCAGCTACACCACTGGCGACAGCGCTACCGTCGGCGGCACCAAGTACGATTACAGCTGCACCATCGCCAACGAGGCTGCCAACGCTGCCATCAACAAGGACGTGACCGTGGTTCTCGATCCCTTCGGCTATGCCCTCGACATCGACGGCGCCAACGCTGAGAGCTACGCTGTTGTCCTGGGCGTCAACGACCAGGGTGACCTGCGCACCGAGGCCAAGCTGATGTTCGCCGACGGCAAGGTCGAGATCGTCAACACCTCCAGCGATTACGCCGGTGTTGTCTCTCTGGGTGACATCGTTGCCTATGAGATCAAGTCCAACGACCGCTATGCCCTGAACAAGAAGGTTGACTCCTTCAACGCTACGGTCTCCATCACCAATGGCGGCTACACCTTCACTGCCAACGGCACCACCTACTTCGCCAACGGCGAGACCGTGTTCCTGGTCAAGACTGTGGACGCCAATGGCAACGCCATGTACAATGCCTATGAGGGCATCAAGAACGTTCCCACCATCACCCTGAAGAACGCCAACACCTTCGCTGTCTACTGCAAGAACAGCTACAACCAGCCCGCTACCGTTGTGTACGTGGACGCTTCCGGCGCCACCGTGCTGAATCCCTCCTCTGACGTGATCTTCGTCAAGGGCAACGACAAGAACGTCTCCTATACCACCGGCATCGGCTCCTACTACCTGTTCGACGCCGTTGTCAACGGTGAGGTCAAGGAGATCATGGCCGACTCCAAGTACGGCATGAACAAGGGCGTGTACGGCCTGTATGACGGCGTGTCCTACGACGCCAACAACGTCGCTACCCTGTACAAGAGCGACAACGTGATCGAGGGCACCGGCGCCTACAAGCAGAAGAACGACGTTCTGGGCACCATGCTCAGCAACGGCAGCTTCAAGTACTACGGTGTGACCTCCGACTGCTTCGTGGTCGTCGTGACCGAGGATGACGCTGAGTTCGTCACCGGCCTGACCGCCGCTTCCGTGGTCGAGGATACCAACGACAAGGTGTTCTTCAAGCTGAACAACTCCAACCAGATCACCTCTGCTTACGTTGTGAAGGTTCCCAGCGGCGAGATCGCCTCTTCCTTCAGCGTTGGCCCCGTGACCGGTCTGACCTTCAGCTACCTGGGCGGTGCTGATTACACTGCTCTGGGCAAGGTTCCCGCTGGCGTCACCGTGACCGTCAAGGCCTCTGCCAACGTGAACGTTACCTCCACCACTCTGACCCTGACTCCTGTTGAGGGCGGCTACACCTTCGTGATGCCCGCTCGTAACGTTGTCGCTTCTGACTTCGCTGTCAACGCCAAGCAGGGCGAGGTGACTTTCACTAACGCTGGCACTTTCAACATCACCATTCCCGGTTACACTGTTGAAGCCAACAAGGTGACTCTGCCCTACGGCACCTACACCGCCACCTTCGAGAAGAGCAATTACGCTCCCGCCACCGTGACCTTCACGGTTGACGAAGCTACCGAGACTGTTGCGGATCCCGAGTATGTCGAGCTGACGATCGCTGCTGATCAGGATTCCAGCGGTACCGGCGTGAACGGTGTCAAGATTATGGCTTTCAACGTCAACAACAAGATGGTCACCCATGTTGTTCCCGGCGAGAATGGCGTTGAGGTCGTTGTGACTCTGGATTGCAGCAATCTGAGCAAGAACGTTCAGCTGAAGGCTGGCAGCGAGGTTATCGCTGTGGTTGCCGCTGGCGCTGCTACTCAGAACTTCACTTGGACTGTGACTGCTGCTACCGAGTTCAGCCTGGTTACTGTTGCTTGA